Below is a window of Solirubrobacterales bacterium DNA.
TCACGAGTCTCCGCGTAGGTACCAGGACGAATTCCTCTTCTGGGCGCTGGCAAAGAACTGGGCTGGCGGCGACGGCTTGACCTGGCGTGGCACAGGTCTGCAGATGCGCAGTGCGCTCTATCCGATTCTTCTCGCGCCCGCTTTCTGGTTCGCCAACTCCGTACCTGGTCAGTACACCGGGGTGCATCTGATCAGCTCAATGATGATCGTCGCCACGATTTTCCCGGCGTATCTGATGGGTCGCCTGTACATGGACCGCTGGCGCGCGCTGGTTGTGGCGCTGCTGGTCGTTTCCGTTCCGGCGATGAACTACGCCGGGGTCATCGGAACCGAGAACCTCGGCTATCTGCTCTTCACAGCGGCCTGCGGCGGGATCCTGCTTTCGCTGGCTCGTCCGAGACCGAGAAATACGCTGCTCGCCTTCGCGCTGGTGCTCGCCGCGATGCTGTCTCGAACGCAGTTCATCGTTCTGTTGCCGATCTTCACTGGCACGTTGCTCATGGCCGCCGTAATGGGCCCCCCGGGCAATCGCGTGGACTACCTGAAAGAGCGGCGCTCGGTCTGGACGACGCTGGTAGCGCTGGCTGCGCTCGGCGGGCTGTTCATATTGGTGCAGGGAAAGGGCGCCTTCGGTCTCTACGGCGGAGTGTTCGAAGGCATCCCTCTCGAGTTCTCCGCGTTGTGGTTCTGGGTGAAGGCATTCACCGCGGATGTCTACCTGCTCAGCGCGATAGTCCCCGTGATCGCGACGCTTGCGATGTTTGGCCGCGCCGAAAACCGACGCGATCCCTTGATCGGCGCGCTGCTCGCTCTGGCGGTGATCGCCTCGATCGTCTTCATCGCGCAGATCTCCTGGTTCTCGGCCACCAATCCGTACCAGTGGCGCGCGCGGCACATTTTTTACGAGCGCTACATGTTCTACCTCGGCCCGATCTTTTTCCTCGGATTCCTGGCCTCTTGGAAACGGGTGTCCTGGACTTCGGCGCTCGTCTCAGTTGCGGTCGCGACGGCGATCATCAGCGGCTTCCAGACCGATGCCGTGCTCGTGCCGTTCTCATACGACTCTTTCGGTCTGACCACGATCGCGAGCTGGATGGCCAATAACCCGGCCTCCGCGCCAAAGATCGGGATGTTGTTGGCTCGGCTGACGTTCCTGCTGGGCGTGGTCTACGTGCTCTCAACGATCGACCACAAGCTGGTGCGAAAAATCCTCTATTGCGTGTTGGTCGCCGTAACATTCGTCTGGTTGATTCAGGCTCAGGCCAAGACTTGGCAGGACGCCCGCAAGTATTCAGCGCAGGCATTCGAGCTGGTCCCCAAGCCTGCAAACTTCATCGACCAGAACACCGATGAGGAGGTCGGCATGATCATCACATCCACCGATGACCCGCTGTCCTACTTCACGACAGAGTTCTGGAACAACCGCGTCGTGCGGGCGTTTGCGACCGATGCCAAGCCGATCGTTTCCCCGATCATGTATTCGCCCAAATGCAAGTTCGACTGGACGAGGACCGGCGAGATCCTTGGCACGGGTTGTGACCTGGTGCCAAACGCCTGGTACCTGCGCAGCGACACCGTCGCGATGCACCTGAAGGACGAAACAAAGCGCGTGAATCCGTCGCCCGCCTGGCCGACGATGACGCTGATGGTTGGCGGGGCCCCGCCGAGAATGCTCTCGTTGATAGATGGTCGCAACGTGCGTTCGGGCATAGTCTCGGGCGCGCTGAACACGCGGACCTTCCTCGACAAGCCGGGCAAGCTCCGCTTCAAGATTCGCGGCTCCGAGTCCACGGCCGTCCTGCGGACGCCAAGCGGCAAGTCCGTGGTCGTCCAGCCCGGCAAGAGCGGCGAGCTGACGATGGACTTGTCAGCCAACGAAACGTATTCGACATTCACGGTCAAAACGCCCGGCGGCATACAAAGTGAAGTCTTTCTGGACGACCTGAGCGTGCAGGAGCCTGACGGCAAATGGCAGTCCATTCTCTGAACACTTCCCGGGCTCCGGCGCGCAGCACGCGGCTGCGCGAACTGGGAATTGTGTTCGCCGTCTGGATTATCGCGAGCGCGCTCGTTGCCGTCCTCGCGTTCGGGGTCATCACGCCCAGACGGTTCGTCGATGAATTTGTTTACTGGGCACTCGCGGGAAGCGTTTCCGCTGGCGAAGGACTGACATGGCGCGGGCAGTCGTATGGGCTGGGCCCGTGGGTCTATCCGATCCTGATCGCCCCGGCGTTCAGGATCGCGAACAGCGTGAGCTCGCAGTACGAGCTCGTCAAAGCGGTCAATGCGGCGACGATCTGCGCCGTTGTGTTTCCGGTCTACGTCGCGGCGCGATGGTTTGTCTCGCAACCAATGGCCCTGCTCGCGGCAGTCTTCGCGATCAGCGTCCCGGCCCTGAACTATGCGGGAATTGTCGGGACCGAGAATCTCGCATATCCCGTCTCGGCTTCAGCCTTTGCGGCGATGCTCCACGCGCTTGCCAGACCGGGCCTGCGACCGTCCGCGCTCGCGGTTGGCCTGACCGTTCTGGCGGTGGCCGTGCGGGCGCAGTTTGCCCTTCTATTGCCGATCTTCGCGGCGACCCTCTTGCTCGTCGCCCTTATGCGCGGGCCGGGCAAGCGCCGCGCATATCTCTCCGAGCAGCGCTCGCTGATCGCAACGCTCGGCGTTCTTGCGGCGCTGGTAGGCCTCTACGCGCTGGTCCGCGGGGGTCAATCCCTGGGTCTTTATCAGTCGGTGCTCAACAGCGCAGCGCTCACATTGGACGGCGTTTGGTTCTGGCTCAAGGCCTTCACGGCAGACGTCTATCTGCTCTGTGCGATCGTGCCTGCGATCGCGACGTTTTCACTCTTGGGATCGGCTGAGAATCGCCGCGATCCGCTGATCGGCGCTCTCGCGGCATTGGCGCTGGTCGCGTCAATCTCGTTCATAGCCCAGATGACGTGGTTCTCGGCGATCAGCACATTTCGTTGGCGCGAACAGCACATCTTCTACGAGCGCTACATGTTCTACCTCGGACCGATCTTCTTCATCGGCTTGGTTGCCTCTCTCCGACGCGTCACATGGAAGGCCGCCGCCGCGTCGTTGGCAGTTGCTGTCCTGGTGATCAGCGGCATGCAGTCCGATGCCATCACGGTGCCGTTCTCTCTCGACGCCTTTGGGCAGGCATACATCGGCTTCTATCTCGATGAGAACCCGGAGACGCTCTCGCATGTGGGCATGGCATTGGCGGGCATCGCGCTGCTGATCGGTTTGGCATTCGTGGCAAGCGCCGCTCCCGAGTCTCGCGTTGCCTTGCGAAAGTACGGTCAAGCGCTGGCGATAGTGCTGCCGTTGTTCTTGCTCACGATCAGCCAGGCCAAGGCATGGTCCTACCAGCAGCTTTACGCCGAGTCACTGGACGCGCAGGAACCGGTGCCAAAAGACTGGATTTCCCGTGCCACGTCGCAGCGCGTCGCCATGTTGATCCCGCGAAGTGCCGACCCGACGACCTTTTACCAGTCGGAGTTCTGGAACCCCAACGTCGATCGCGCCTACGCCTCGACGACCAGGCCGATTGGCTCGAGACCCGTCTACTCGCCGACCTGTCCGTTTCGCACGACGTCAACCGGCGAGATCCGCGCGGTGGATGCGCCCGGGTGCGAGAGCGTTCCGACCGCCTGGCTGGTCGAGAGCGACATTTTCTCGATGCACCTTCGCAATGAAACCGAACGGGCGCATCCGAGCACGGGCCGATCGTCGACGCTGATGATCTCGTCTGCTCCAGCGCGGGTGCTCTCCATGGTCGCGGGGCGCAACGTTGTAGACGAAAGTGTGGAGACTGCGCTCGAGATCAGGACCTATTCACGTGAGTCCGGGCAGGTCCGCATAGTCGCATCGAGCGGCAAGGGTCGCGCTCACATGCGTGCGCCAGACGGGTCGCTGGTCACGGTGCTGCCGGAACGGAGTACGACTCTCGAATATGAAACTCGCCCCGGCACCCAGCTTGAGACCTACTTGGTCAAAGATCGACCCGGTTCGGCCAGCAAAGTCAACGTGGACAGGATTGAGTTCCGCGAGGGGGACGGCCCTTGGCGAAGCATTGACTGAGTTCTACTGAGTGAACTTCAGCGAACCGAGAATCTCATCGCAGCCCTCGTTCACGGCCTCACGGTTCTTCGCCGATGACTGACAGTTGACCTGGAACTCGTACTGGCCCTTGAAGAGAAACGTCAGCTTGTTCTCGAGCGTGAGGTTCTCGCCGCCCGGGTACTCGACGATGTACTGATAGCCCGGCTGACCGCCGTACTTGACGACCTTGGCATCGCCCGCGGACCCTCCGGCCTGCCTGGTCAGCCGCGCGACGATTCGATCGACCTCGGGCTGGTAGCCGTTGACTCCTGCCGGGAGCGTCTTCTTCAGCTTGTACTGCGTGATCGTGACCTGGTCATACGGCTCTTTGAGTGCGGCCGAGACGGATCGCACCGCCGCGTCGCTGGATCCGTACGTGAAGTTCGCCCCGCGGGCGAGCGTCCAGTCTTCTGGATAGTCGAAGCTGAAGGGGTAGGTCGGCGTGGTGAAGGACTGCTCGCCGCCGCTTCCGCAGCCCGCAAACAGGGCGCCGCCCACCACTACTGCAGTGAGGGTCTTGGCGATCGTCCTCGTCATGGGCGCCAATCTAGCGAGCGGCTCAGCCGAGATTTTTGTCGAAGAATTCGAGGTTGCGCGAGAACGCAAGCTCGGCGTACTCCTCGTTGTAGGTGCCGAGGCGATTGGCGGTATTGCAGAACGCGTGGGCGGCGCCTTCGTACATCTCGGTGACAACGTCAACGCCGGCTTCTTTCATCTCGGCAGTCAAAGCCTCGATGTCGCTAACAGACATGAAGTCGTCCTCGGTGCCGAAGTGCATCTTCACCGGCCCCTCGATCTTGCTCCAATCAGGCTTTCCGTGCGGGAAGACGTAATAGAAGCTCGAGCTTGCGGCGACCTTCGGATTGAGCGCGGCGGCGAACAGGCAGAGCGCACCACCGATGCAGTAGCCGGTTGCGCCAACGGTCTCGGCGCCGGCCTTTGATGCGACGAAGTCAACGGCGCCGATCAGTTCCTTCTCGACCTCGGGAACGTTCATCGCCATCATCTGCTGCTGGGCCTCGTCGGGCTGATCTGTCGAGTCGCCGTGAAAGTGGTCGGGCACGAGCGCGTAGTAGCCAGCTTCGGCGTAGCGATCAGCGATGCCCTTGATTTCGTCAACCAGGCCCCACCATTCCTGGATCACGACCAGCGCTTTGCCGTTGGGCGTTTCCGGGATTGCGAGGTAGCCCTCGGCAGTGCCCCCGTTGGATGCGAACTCGACCATCTCTCCAGCCATGTGATCTCCCCCAAAGAAGAATCTTCGATTACCGGCGCAACCTACCAATCAAGCGCCTCCGGTAGAGTCGCCAGCCATGTCCGACGTGATCCTCACCGAGGTCAACGCAGCGACCCACGTCGCCACGCTGACGCTGAACAAGCCCGAAAAGTTCAATGCCTTCGATGCTGAGTTGGTGGACGAGTGGGCCGACGCGCTCGACCGCGTAGCGGCCGACAAGTCCGTACACGCAATCGTCATCACCGGCGCCGGCAAGGCCTTCTGCGCCGGCGGCGAGCTCGCGACGCTGGCAGCTGAATCGGGACCGCTCGCCAAGAAAGAGTTTTTGCGCGACCACGTTCACCGTGTCCAACGCTCACTCCAACGCGTGCCGCAACCGGTGATCGCGATGATCAATGGCGCGGCGATGGGGGCGGGCCTTGACATGGCGCTGCTGTGCGACCTGCGGATCGCCGCCAACGAGGCGAGGATCGGCGAGGCGTACGTGAACCTCGGGCTTGTTCCGGGCGACGGCGGCGCGTGGCTGCTCACTCACCTGGTCGGACCGGCCCGAGCGCTGGAGCTTCTGTTGACCGGCAAAGTGATCAACGGCGAGCAGGCGGCCGAGTGGGGGCTGGTCAACCAGTCCGTCCCGCGTGAAAAGCTTTCCGAAGTTACTTATGCGCTCGCCGAGAAGCTTGCGGCTGGCCCGCAGTTGGCGCAGCGCCTGATCAAGCGAGCCGTCTACACAGCGGAGTCGATGCCGCGCGACACGCATTACGACATGGTTTCTTCCTACATGGCTTTGGCCCAGTCGCACGACGACTTCAAGGGTGCAATAGAGGCAGCGCAGGCTGGCGAGAAGCCGGTCTTTGAATCTGGGGACCCACGCCCGTAGTCGTTCGCCGCATCCGTTAGAGTGAGAAGTCGAACTTCTTACTTCTCACTTGAACCAACGGGGCGGGCGT
It encodes the following:
- a CDS encoding glycosyltransferase family 39 protein; this encodes MKANFAEWRSDAGAWLRERGLEIWIITGIWAILTVIIYLLATGHESPRRYQDEFLFWALAKNWAGGDGLTWRGTGLQMRSALYPILLAPAFWFANSVPGQYTGVHLISSMMIVATIFPAYLMGRLYMDRWRALVVALLVVSVPAMNYAGVIGTENLGYLLFTAACGGILLSLARPRPRNTLLAFALVLAAMLSRTQFIVLLPIFTGTLLMAAVMGPPGNRVDYLKERRSVWTTLVALAALGGLFILVQGKGAFGLYGGVFEGIPLEFSALWFWVKAFTADVYLLSAIVPVIATLAMFGRAENRRDPLIGALLALAVIASIVFIAQISWFSATNPYQWRARHIFYERYMFYLGPIFFLGFLASWKRVSWTSALVSVAVATAIISGFQTDAVLVPFSYDSFGLTTIASWMANNPASAPKIGMLLARLTFLLGVVYVLSTIDHKLVRKILYCVLVAVTFVWLIQAQAKTWQDARKYSAQAFELVPKPANFIDQNTDEEVGMIITSTDDPLSYFTTEFWNNRVVRAFATDAKPIVSPIMYSPKCKFDWTRTGEILGTGCDLVPNAWYLRSDTVAMHLKDETKRVNPSPAWPTMTLMVGGAPPRMLSLIDGRNVRSGIVSGALNTRTFLDKPGKLRFKIRGSESTAVLRTPSGKSVVVQPGKSGELTMDLSANETYSTFTVKTPGGIQSEVFLDDLSVQEPDGKWQSIL
- a CDS encoding enoyl-CoA hydratase/isomerase family protein: MSDVILTEVNAATHVATLTLNKPEKFNAFDAELVDEWADALDRVAADKSVHAIVITGAGKAFCAGGELATLAAESGPLAKKEFLRDHVHRVQRSLQRVPQPVIAMINGAAMGAGLDMALLCDLRIAANEARIGEAYVNLGLVPGDGGAWLLTHLVGPARALELLLTGKVINGEQAAEWGLVNQSVPREKLSEVTYALAEKLAAGPQLAQRLIKRAVYTAESMPRDTHYDMVSSYMALAQSHDDFKGAIEAAQAGEKPVFESGDPRP
- a CDS encoding dienelactone hydrolase family protein yields the protein MAGEMVEFASNGGTAEGYLAIPETPNGKALVVIQEWWGLVDEIKGIADRYAEAGYYALVPDHFHGDSTDQPDEAQQQMMAMNVPEVEKELIGAVDFVASKAGAETVGATGYCIGGALCLFAAALNPKVAASSSFYYVFPHGKPDWSKIEGPVKMHFGTEDDFMSVSDIEALTAEMKEAGVDVVTEMYEGAAHAFCNTANRLGTYNEEYAELAFSRNLEFFDKNLG